A region of Thermococcus piezophilus DNA encodes the following proteins:
- a CDS encoding hydrophobe/amphiphile efflux-3 (HAE3) family transporter: MAVLRKVAKIIVKYRVAFALISIFMLVVSIYGIQNLRFESDLRSMLPEGHPAIEDYNTFQNEFQSSDSALIVVKVDSIEPRGVYDIRDPQVIQAIYELEQRLRQREYVTDTISIADVYMQVLGRLPETEEEAKFVLNMLPAETRSQLVSRDYTTTIIVVTVSREKNSKTLTRVYKEIQADINDVKFPKNVEVVQTGNIGITYRILELLQSDLNKTMAISFVLVLGLLLYFYRSPVKALIPLTPLVFGVTMTLGAMGLLGIPLDIATTTIGAMLIGMGIDYGVHVTNRCYEERKRGKSIEEAAEEAIAETGKALLGAALTTVAGFAAMYLSSLPMLHNLATTLILGLGLAALNAVVITPAVIILEEDVMKRLKGHYEVPEIRSHSGILREAFRSLGEGIRRRPFTFLGAVFLITLVFGYGVTQVTTEVRLEKFVPKGMPEIEALKDVRSDFGGQDELYVLVKADDVRDPTLVRSIYRFENEITADSYYNNVFDSESIADIVVEKYGYIPNDEEKIREALKDYEGQNLVSPDYSMTLIKFTGDFGGVSINDFRRIMSYFEDAIKTADFPPGVSLSLTGDIYLNYVLDSLTNEEINRISAYGTIFVILIVLILFKRPKVSIAMITPMFLGALWTVGFMGLVGIPFTQTLAGVISMIVGLGVDYGMHLSHRFLEEREKGNPRPIVTSVENVGPGILVGALTTAGGFLALLAGELPTIHDFGLTLAFGIFASVLASYLVTPALLQIFYGKDPGGGSR; this comes from the coding sequence ATGGCAGTGCTGCGTAAGGTCGCAAAGATAATAGTGAAGTACCGGGTGGCATTTGCACTCATATCAATATTCATGCTGGTTGTTTCCATCTATGGAATCCAAAACCTGCGCTTCGAGAGCGACTTAAGGAGCATGCTCCCCGAGGGGCACCCAGCGATAGAGGACTACAACACATTCCAAAACGAGTTTCAGAGCAGCGACAGCGCGCTGATAGTGGTCAAGGTGGATTCTATAGAGCCAAGAGGGGTGTATGATATTAGGGACCCCCAAGTAATCCAGGCCATCTACGAGCTCGAGCAGAGGCTCCGCCAGAGGGAGTACGTAACCGACACCATAAGCATAGCGGACGTTTACATGCAGGTTCTCGGCCGTCTTCCAGAAACGGAGGAAGAGGCTAAGTTCGTACTCAATATGCTTCCTGCAGAGACAAGAAGCCAGCTCGTGAGCAGGGACTACACGACGACGATAATAGTGGTAACCGTGAGCAGAGAGAAGAACTCGAAAACGCTCACAAGAGTTTACAAGGAAATTCAAGCTGACATAAACGACGTCAAGTTTCCGAAAAACGTAGAAGTAGTCCAGACTGGCAACATAGGCATAACCTACAGGATACTGGAGCTTCTCCAGAGCGACCTGAACAAGACCATGGCAATATCCTTCGTCCTCGTTCTAGGATTGCTGCTCTACTTCTACCGTTCGCCAGTTAAAGCACTGATTCCGCTCACTCCCTTAGTGTTTGGCGTTACCATGACTCTTGGGGCGATGGGGCTCCTTGGAATACCCCTCGACATTGCGACGACCACGATAGGCGCGATGCTCATAGGAATGGGCATAGACTACGGAGTCCATGTGACCAACCGCTGCTATGAGGAGAGGAAGAGGGGAAAGAGCATAGAGGAGGCCGCGGAGGAGGCAATAGCCGAGACTGGAAAGGCACTCTTGGGAGCGGCGCTGACGACCGTTGCAGGCTTTGCCGCGATGTATCTCTCCAGCCTCCCGATGCTCCACAACCTCGCGACCACCTTGATCCTCGGCCTTGGATTAGCGGCCCTAAACGCGGTCGTGATAACGCCTGCGGTGATAATCCTCGAGGAGGACGTGATGAAGAGGCTGAAGGGGCACTACGAGGTGCCCGAGATACGCTCCCACTCGGGCATCTTAAGAGAAGCGTTCCGCTCCCTGGGAGAGGGTATCAGAAGGAGACCCTTCACGTTCCTCGGTGCGGTCTTCTTGATAACCTTGGTCTTCGGCTATGGAGTAACGCAGGTGACCACGGAGGTTAGGCTTGAGAAGTTCGTTCCCAAGGGCATGCCCGAGATAGAGGCACTGAAGGACGTGCGCAGTGATTTCGGCGGGCAGGACGAGCTCTACGTTCTCGTCAAGGCAGACGACGTCAGAGATCCTACCCTTGTGAGGAGCATCTACCGCTTTGAGAACGAAATAACGGCAGACTCCTACTACAACAACGTCTTTGACTCGGAGAGCATAGCAGACATTGTCGTCGAAAAATACGGCTACATCCCGAACGATGAAGAAAAAATCAGAGAAGCACTGAAGGACTACGAGGGGCAGAACCTGGTGTCCCCCGACTACTCCATGACACTGATTAAGTTCACGGGCGACTTCGGCGGTGTGAGCATCAACGATTTCAGGAGGATAATGAGCTACTTCGAAGATGCAATTAAAACCGCGGACTTTCCGCCAGGAGTGAGCCTCTCTTTGACCGGCGACATCTACCTCAACTACGTCCTCGACAGCCTAACGAACGAGGAAATCAACCGCATCTCGGCCTATGGAACGATCTTTGTCATCTTGATAGTCCTGATTCTCTTCAAGCGCCCGAAGGTTTCCATCGCGATGATAACCCCAATGTTCCTCGGTGCCCTCTGGACTGTCGGATTCATGGGCCTGGTCGGCATTCCCTTCACCCAGACCCTGGCAGGTGTCATCTCGATGATAGTCGGCCTTGGCGTCGATTATGGAATGCACCTGAGCCACCGCTTCCTCGAGGAAAGGGAAAAAGGAAACCCGCGCCCGATAGTAACGTCCGTCGAGAACGTCGGGCCGGGAATCCTCGTGGGGGCGCTGACAACGGCCGGGGGCTTCTTAGCGCTCCTCGCGGGGGAACTGCCAACCATACATGACTTTGGGCTTACACTGGCGTTTGGAATATTCGCCTCGGTGTTGGCATCTTACCTCGTCACACCCGCATTACTGCAGATATTTTATGGTAAAGATCCTGGAGGTGGTTCGAGATGA
- a CDS encoding GbsR/MarR family transcriptional regulator, which yields MGVEEARRIVMEHFANAARRFGFSELYGYIYGVLFLAREPMSLGEIAELTGYSLSHVSTALKSMESLGLVVRIKKPGDKKAYYKATKLLKDWRQAAYYNRILEDVEQMKDNLRKALEALGDETGPEADFVRESIEVAMKRNELAGRIFHFIMSHDDEEVLERLITCLEGGEKR from the coding sequence GTGGGAGTTGAAGAAGCACGTCGAATAGTCATGGAGCACTTCGCGAATGCCGCCAGGAGATTTGGCTTCAGCGAGCTTTACGGCTACATTTACGGAGTCCTATTTCTCGCGAGGGAGCCAATGAGCCTTGGCGAGATAGCGGAGCTCACAGGATATTCACTCTCCCATGTGAGCACGGCCCTCAAGTCCATGGAAAGCCTCGGCCTAGTTGTTAGGATCAAGAAGCCGGGCGACAAGAAGGCCTACTACAAAGCCACCAAGCTCCTGAAGGACTGGAGACAGGCTGCTTATTACAACAGAATACTCGAAGACGTTGAACAGATGAAGGACAACCTTCGAAAGGCTTTGGAGGCCCTTGGAGATGAAACCGGTCCAGAGGCTGATTTCGTCAGGGAGAGCATAGAGGTCGCCATGAAGAGGAACGAGCTGGCGGGAAGGATATTCCACTTCATCATGAGCCACGACGACGAGGAAGTCCTTGAGAGGCTCATTACCTGCCTTGAGGGTGGGGAAAAGCGGTAG
- a CDS encoding CDP-2,3-bis-(O-geranylgeranyl)-sn-glycerol synthase has product MSLSSLLWAFWYIVPAYIANASPVLVGGGRPIDGGRTWGDGRRIFGDGKTWRGFIGGVAIGTASGVIQYFLTPDFYCSLETAILLAFLLSFGALFGDLVGSFFKRRANLPRGYPAIGLDQLGFLISALAFAYPVKTLDSGQIIFLLIVSPFVHWGANYFAYRMGWKSVPW; this is encoded by the coding sequence ATGTCGCTTTCATCACTACTCTGGGCCTTCTGGTACATAGTTCCAGCTTACATCGCCAACGCTTCCCCAGTTCTCGTGGGTGGTGGCAGGCCTATTGATGGTGGTAGGACCTGGGGTGATGGCAGGAGGATCTTCGGCGACGGGAAGACGTGGCGCGGCTTCATTGGCGGCGTTGCCATAGGAACGGCCTCCGGAGTCATCCAGTACTTCCTCACGCCCGACTTCTATTGCTCCCTCGAGACGGCCATTCTCCTGGCTTTTCTGTTGTCATTTGGCGCGCTTTTTGGCGACCTCGTGGGCAGCTTCTTCAAGAGACGCGCCAACCTGCCGAGGGGCTATCCAGCCATCGGCCTCGATCAGCTGGGCTTTTTAATCTCTGCTCTGGCCTTTGCCTATCCCGTTAAGACGCTCGATTCTGGCCAGATAATTTTCCTCCTTATTGTCTCGCCATTCGTCCACTGGGGGGCCAACTACTTTGCCTACAGGATGGGCTGGAAGAGCGTGCCGTGGTGA
- a CDS encoding ubiquitin-like small modifier protein 1: MKVKVRYFARFRSLVGTGEEELEVLDGIKVRELIDIIKERHPILKNEVFAEDDDLADVNVSRNGRYVNFDEVLNDGDTIALFPPVSGG; the protein is encoded by the coding sequence ATGAAGGTAAAGGTCAGGTACTTTGCCCGCTTCCGCTCCCTCGTTGGCACTGGCGAGGAGGAGCTGGAGGTTCTGGATGGGATAAAGGTCAGAGAACTTATCGATATCATCAAAGAAAGGCACCCAATTCTCAAAAACGAGGTCTTCGCGGAGGACGACGATTTGGCCGACGTCAACGTTTCGCGGAACGGGCGCTATGTGAACTTCGACGAGGTTTTGAATGACGGTGACACGATAGCGCTGTTCCCCCCGGTAAGTGGTGGTTGA
- a CDS encoding ThiF family adenylyltransferase, which produces MLTEREIERYDRQIMIFGEEGQEKLKNSKVAVVGVGGLGSPVAYYLAAAGMGTLLLIDEQTPELSNLNRQILHWEEDLGENPKPISAKWKLERFNSDIKIETFVGRLSGGNIDEVLEGVDVIVDCLDNFGTRFLLDDYAHRKRVPLVHGAVEGTYGQVTTIFPGITKSLREIFPNVGEKKEKFPILGATAGVVGAIQALEVIKLLTGIGEPLINQLLIVDLAFNIFDVIELK; this is translated from the coding sequence ATGCTGACCGAGCGCGAAATTGAGCGCTACGACAGGCAGATAATGATATTCGGAGAAGAGGGCCAGGAGAAGCTCAAGAATTCCAAGGTGGCCGTGGTGGGAGTAGGCGGTCTTGGAAGTCCGGTCGCATACTACCTTGCTGCCGCTGGAATGGGGACGCTCCTCCTCATAGACGAGCAGACACCCGAGCTCAGCAACCTCAACAGGCAGATACTCCACTGGGAAGAGGACCTTGGGGAGAACCCCAAACCGATCTCCGCCAAATGGAAGCTGGAGCGCTTCAACTCCGACATAAAAATCGAGACCTTTGTGGGCCGTTTAAGCGGGGGGAACATCGATGAGGTTCTCGAAGGCGTTGATGTAATCGTTGACTGCCTCGACAACTTCGGGACTCGCTTCCTCCTCGACGACTACGCCCACAGGAAGAGGGTTCCCCTCGTACACGGTGCCGTGGAGGGGACCTACGGCCAGGTAACGACAATATTCCCTGGAATTACGAAGAGCCTCAGGGAGATCTTCCCGAATGTTGGAGAAAAGAAAGAGAAATTCCCGATTCTGGGGGCAACAGCAGGCGTCGTCGGGGCAATTCAGGCCCTGGAAGTCATAAAGCTTCTAACTGGCATAGGCGAGCCCCTTATTAATCAGCTCTTGATAGTCGATTTGGCCTTCAACATCTTCGACGTGATCGAGCTCAAGTAG
- a CDS encoding molybdenum cofactor biosynthesis protein MoaE, with protein MKVRITTEPFDLNEALSYLLVPEAGGYVFFLGKVRNENHGRRVKKLIYEAYEEMAVKEMERIREEALEKFPIIDILIWHRYGELEVGEDTILIVASGKHRKEAFDACIWAIDKVKRRVPVWKREVTYEGTFWIEGDKVLPDK; from the coding sequence ATGAAGGTTAGGATTACCACCGAACCTTTCGACCTCAACGAGGCTCTGAGCTATCTCCTCGTTCCGGAGGCTGGAGGCTACGTGTTCTTCCTTGGGAAGGTCAGGAACGAGAATCATGGCAGGAGGGTCAAGAAGCTCATCTACGAGGCCTACGAGGAGATGGCGGTAAAAGAAATGGAGCGCATACGAGAAGAGGCGCTTGAGAAGTTTCCTATCATTGACATCCTGATATGGCACCGCTACGGTGAGCTTGAAGTCGGGGAAGACACGATACTGATAGTGGCCAGTGGAAAGCACAGAAAGGAAGCGTTTGATGCCTGTATCTGGGCCATCGACAAAGTCAAGAGGCGCGTCCCTGTGTGGAAGAGGGAGGTGACCTACGAGGGCACTTTCTGGATCGAAGGCGACAAGGTACTGCCGGACAAATGA
- a CDS encoding SPASM domain-containing protein, producing MEKVVYDSTNAAGVNASPNIVSVGKPPWSHRTHSGKLERLILQLGAGNGRFSEVTGIPRSIGCIGNNSFLLRREPLSPERVRELIRDFKELGGRELWLTNYDRIEYLTSIASYAAEIGVPEVYAVIKLEDLGLIHPVEDVHFIAELEYSEENIKRLEAHGWLHGALVMATAKQYDELRSLSTAFPGEIYVDVLYPGSARKLDFNVIEMKRVINASSEEYHDCLSGTVAITAEGYALPCPLLRNYIVADVKEVRLKKVLRKRRLKEFWRLTKDKIEGCSNCPFKYVCHDCRALEYQATGDVYGLEYCPLEL from the coding sequence ATGGAGAAGGTCGTTTACGATAGCACTAATGCCGCTGGGGTGAACGCCTCGCCGAATATAGTCTCAGTGGGGAAGCCACCCTGGAGCCACAGGACACACAGTGGCAAGCTTGAGAGGCTCATACTCCAGCTCGGAGCTGGAAACGGGAGGTTTTCAGAGGTCACTGGAATTCCCCGCTCGATAGGCTGCATCGGGAACAACTCTTTCCTACTCAGGCGCGAGCCGCTCAGTCCAGAGCGCGTCAGGGAACTAATAAGGGATTTCAAAGAGCTCGGTGGGAGGGAGCTGTGGCTCACCAACTACGACCGCATTGAGTACCTCACTAGTATCGCGTCCTATGCGGCGGAAATTGGGGTTCCCGAAGTCTATGCCGTAATTAAACTCGAGGATCTCGGATTAATCCATCCAGTAGAGGATGTTCACTTCATCGCTGAGCTTGAGTACTCGGAAGAAAACATCAAGAGGCTTGAGGCCCACGGCTGGCTTCATGGAGCGCTGGTTATGGCCACCGCCAAGCAGTACGATGAGCTTAGAAGTCTCAGCACCGCATTTCCCGGAGAAATCTACGTTGACGTATTGTACCCGGGTTCCGCCAGAAAGCTCGACTTCAACGTTATAGAGATGAAGAGGGTTATCAACGCGAGCTCCGAGGAGTACCACGACTGCCTCTCCGGAACGGTTGCTATAACGGCCGAAGGCTACGCCCTTCCGTGCCCGCTGCTGAGGAACTACATAGTGGCGGACGTCAAGGAAGTTAGGCTCAAAAAGGTTCTCAGGAAAAGGCGTCTCAAGGAGTTCTGGAGACTCACAAAGGATAAGATAGAAGGCTGCAGCAATTGTCCTTTCAAGTATGTCTGCCATGACTGCAGGGCCTTGGAGTATCAGGCAACTGGAGACGTCTATGGCCTTGAGTACTGCCCGCTAGAACTCTAG
- a CDS encoding Lrp/AsnC family transcriptional regulator: protein MIELNIEEIEFLVELLNKYPTGSLRKIAELEGIDYYKLKRLYDRYYGEHVQVNAMYDIVKLGLRSYVAFLSVPQNDLRFVAHRMYQNPFIVHQCAIFGFKNGINAVLHIPKEQIKYIDEMLTKYSEDYEYYEVKAYPPAKKREFGEWRYSYAYAMLMDILKWDARTPMKEISKMLGKTRPTIRYMVNKLKEDGILIGFFANIEVDTYNRGVLGITSTLDEAVLERFRDYEIMVGVLDNNKYIFEWFFSSKEDLGTKLFEFSNYVEKVAIEYFDLLADIEKNRKYARFSKMVKKDGSGYRSILEF, encoded by the coding sequence ATGATTGAGCTGAATATAGAAGAAATAGAATTTCTCGTCGAGCTCTTGAATAAATATCCCACGGGGAGCCTCCGAAAGATTGCCGAACTGGAGGGAATCGATTATTACAAGCTCAAGCGCCTTTATGACAGATACTACGGTGAACACGTTCAAGTCAACGCCATGTACGATATAGTCAAACTGGGCCTGAGAAGTTACGTCGCCTTTCTCTCCGTTCCCCAAAACGATCTCCGATTTGTTGCCCACAGGATGTATCAAAACCCGTTCATCGTTCACCAATGCGCGATTTTCGGTTTCAAAAACGGAATAAACGCCGTCCTCCACATCCCAAAGGAGCAGATCAAGTACATCGACGAGATGCTGACCAAATACTCCGAGGATTACGAGTATTATGAGGTCAAGGCATATCCACCCGCCAAGAAGAGAGAATTCGGAGAGTGGAGGTACAGCTACGCCTACGCCATGCTGATGGACATCCTAAAGTGGGACGCCAGAACTCCGATGAAGGAGATATCCAAAATGCTCGGAAAGACCAGGCCGACTATTAGGTATATGGTAAACAAGCTTAAGGAAGACGGAATATTAATAGGCTTCTTTGCAAATATAGAGGTAGACACCTACAACAGGGGGGTCTTAGGAATAACGTCCACACTCGATGAAGCAGTTCTCGAGCGCTTTAGGGACTACGAGATAATGGTTGGCGTCCTGGACAACAATAAATATATCTTTGAGTGGTTTTTCTCATCCAAAGAGGACCTCGGAACAAAGCTGTTCGAATTCAGCAACTACGTGGAGAAGGTCGCCATTGAATACTTTGATCTACTGGCGGACATAGAGAAAAACCGCAAATACGCGAGGTTCTCCAAGATGGTCAAAAAAGATGGGAGCGGCTACCGCTCGATACTAGAGTTCTAG
- a CDS encoding adenosine-specific kinase, whose amino-acid sequence MVKIGVVDIEKPEGVEVIIGQGNFSIFTVDDLAKALLTTVPGIKFGIAMNEAKPQLTRFTGNDEELEKLAAKNALKIGAGHVFVILMKNAFPINVLNTIKNHPTVAMVYGASENPFQVIVAETELGRSVLGVVDGKASNKIETEEQKAERRELVEKIGYKID is encoded by the coding sequence ATGGTGAAGATAGGGGTCGTTGATATTGAGAAGCCCGAGGGCGTTGAGGTAATAATCGGACAGGGCAACTTCTCAATATTCACCGTTGATGACCTTGCCAAGGCCCTGCTCACAACGGTTCCGGGAATAAAGTTTGGTATAGCCATGAACGAGGCCAAACCTCAGCTGACACGCTTCACTGGCAACGACGAGGAGCTTGAGAAGCTCGCCGCCAAGAACGCCCTTAAGATAGGCGCGGGGCATGTCTTCGTGATCCTGATGAAAAACGCTTTTCCGATAAACGTTCTCAACACTATCAAGAACCATCCGACGGTTGCCATGGTTTATGGCGCCAGTGAAAATCCTTTCCAGGTGATAGTAGCTGAAACCGAACTCGGAAGGTCCGTTCTTGGAGTTGTGGACGGTAAGGCTTCCAACAAGATTGAAACCGAGGAGCAGAAGGCCGAGAGGCGCGAGCTCGTTGAGAAGATAGGCTATAAAATAGACTGA
- a CDS encoding XTP/dITP diphosphatase: protein MRLAFITSNPGKVEEARKYFEPLGVEVYQLRVEYPEIQAETLEEVALFGLEWLSRKLKEPFFLDDSGLFVEALGGFPGVYSAYVYKTLGNEGLLKLLEGVENRKAYFKSVVAYWDGEAHLFTGVVHGEIIHEKRGDMGFGFDPIFRPSGFEKTFAEMTTIEKNRISHRGQALKAFSEWLKENLK from the coding sequence ATGAGGCTGGCTTTTATCACTTCTAATCCCGGCAAGGTTGAGGAGGCACGGAAGTACTTTGAGCCTCTGGGCGTTGAAGTTTATCAGCTCAGGGTTGAGTATCCAGAGATACAAGCGGAGACCCTTGAGGAAGTTGCTCTTTTCGGTCTCGAGTGGCTGAGCAGGAAGCTGAAGGAGCCCTTCTTCCTCGATGACTCCGGGCTCTTCGTTGAGGCCCTCGGCGGATTTCCGGGTGTCTACTCCGCTTACGTTTACAAAACGCTGGGCAACGAGGGACTGCTCAAGCTCTTGGAGGGCGTTGAGAACAGGAAGGCATACTTCAAGAGCGTCGTTGCTTACTGGGACGGGGAGGCCCACCTCTTCACGGGAGTCGTTCACGGGGAGATAATCCACGAGAAGAGGGGGGACATGGGCTTTGGCTTCGACCCAATATTCAGACCTTCAGGTTTCGAAAAAACTTTTGCCGAAATGACAACCATCGAAAAGAACAGAATATCACACAGAGGTCAGGCGCTTAAGGCTTTTTCAGAGTGGCTAAAGGAAAACCTTAAATAA